In the bacterium genome, one interval contains:
- a CDS encoding aminotransferase class III-fold pyridoxal phosphate-dependent enzyme yields the protein MPKALNLSRSLETWSRAEALIAGGTQTNSKRPSAYAPGAYPVYADRSQGCRVWDVDGNEYIDYVLGLGPITLGYCYPAVDEAIREQLSKGIVWGLLTPLEVECAELLCEMVPCCEMVRYLKGGSEVTSAAARIVRAYTGREMILNSGYRGWADTWSAAHEPPIGRGIPECLRSMVKSFPRDDLNVLEDLLKRYGNKVAAVFVDEAGGSEAPREVVQGRRALCDKYGVLLVYDEIVSGFRMAPGGAQEYYGVTPDLACFAKGIANGMPLAAVCGKKEVMQLAKDLLISITYGGEALSLAAAVACMKEYRAKPVHETIRATGQALVDGFNALGAKHGVPFSASGPVMMSAQRFAYDDAALNNDCWTLLLQEMAKRGVLIRRGGLLFVTFSHDEAAVAATLAALDESLAVIREAVDGGDVAKYLQTGEVQQSFRRF from the coding sequence ATGCCGAAGGCACTGAACTTGAGCCGTTCCCTGGAGACCTGGTCGCGCGCCGAGGCGCTGATCGCGGGGGGCACGCAGACGAACTCCAAGCGCCCCAGCGCCTACGCGCCAGGGGCATACCCCGTCTACGCCGACCGGTCGCAGGGCTGCCGCGTCTGGGATGTGGATGGCAATGAGTACATAGACTACGTGCTGGGCCTGGGGCCGATCACCCTGGGGTACTGCTATCCGGCCGTGGATGAAGCCATCCGCGAGCAACTGAGCAAGGGCATCGTGTGGGGCCTCCTGACGCCGCTGGAGGTCGAGTGTGCCGAACTGCTGTGCGAGATGGTGCCCTGCTGCGAGATGGTGCGGTACCTGAAGGGCGGCTCTGAGGTCACCAGCGCCGCCGCGCGCATCGTCCGCGCCTACACCGGCCGAGAGATGATCCTCAACAGCGGCTACCGCGGCTGGGCCGACACGTGGTCGGCGGCGCATGAGCCGCCCATCGGCCGCGGCATCCCCGAATGCCTCCGCAGCATGGTCAAGAGCTTCCCGCGCGATGACCTCAACGTCCTGGAAGACTTGCTGAAGCGCTACGGCAACAAGGTGGCGGCGGTGTTTGTGGATGAGGCCGGCGGCAGCGAAGCGCCGCGTGAAGTCGTGCAGGGGCGCCGCGCGCTGTGCGACAAGTACGGCGTGCTGCTCGTGTACGATGAGATCGTCTCCGGCTTCCGCATGGCCCCCGGCGGGGCGCAGGAGTACTACGGCGTGACGCCCGACCTGGCGTGCTTCGCCAAGGGCATCGCCAACGGCATGCCCCTGGCGGCGGTGTGTGGGAAGAAGGAGGTCATGCAGCTCGCCAAGGACCTGCTCATCAGCATCACCTACGGCGGCGAGGCGCTGTCGCTGGCGGCCGCCGTAGCCTGCATGAAGGAATACCGGGCCAAGCCCGTGCACGAGACCATCCGGGCCACGGGGCAGGCGCTCGTGGATGGCTTCAACGCCCTGGGCGCCAAGCACGGCGTGCCCTTCAGCGCCTCCGGGCCGGTCATGATGAGCGCCCAGCGGTTCGCCTATGACGACGCCGCGCTCAACAACGACTGCTGGACGCTGCTGCTGCAGGAGATGGCCAAGCGCGGCGTCCTGATTCGGCGCGGTGGGCTGCTGTTCGTCACCTTCAGCCATGATGAGGCGGCCGTGGCGGCGACGCTGGCGGCGCTGGACGAGTCTCTGGCCGTCATCCGCGAAGCCGTGGACGGGGGCGACGTCGCGAAGTACTTGCAGACAGGTGAGGTGCAGCAGAGCTTCCGGAGGTTCTGA
- a CDS encoding glycoside hydrolase family 99-like domain-containing protein codes for MQRMLVLLLLPVTTTIAFAAESGLVGHWRFDGAGPQVADLSGRGHAATLTGGQIATEGQKRFLHMDGNTRLEVPSAPDLCLRRGFTIEMRVRIADLADGRLLAFKDNEYLLRVDWPVESQQLSWFVNLGTGWEPRASAFKPALSEWYHLAAVWDGMQLTLWVNGLPYTRSRQGDPPPATSNPLLICSNSGFGRGLVGDLEYAKVYSRALSTAEIIKAAYGADGKPLSPQTTQGRFDFTQGPAGWQAREGATVKPGADGLAVTCASPFAGIMHDNLDVDVSKLDYLTVRMAVDKGSTATLIFVTSQGAGRAPFAIQGDGQPHTYLLEPWERAGWGGKLMLLGLVPSEQVGATATVRYIRATAEPEGEGELGLQGLTADATLPRTGRTEKVAVKLSNNGGPAEGIKVTLQAPKGVELLAPATQVVPKLAYLQERELVWPVRAKQAGSMGFTVAAAGAQTNRAALTNAIAFLPALKLPKASYAPVPKPVDTGPYQLWTHYCPLWKQGTHYGWKMIEPWPNRKPVLGWYNEGTPEVADWHIKYWLEHGISAVIYCWYRANLEPQIQEHIGHALNDGLLHARYLSMIHYGIMWENGCGAGVKNADDLLNNLFPYWLDHYFTHPQYVKIDGKPVLYIWVPGNVTKHLGGSDKVRETFDVMRQKCRERGLKGLYLVGCCGGADKASLARMKAEGWDATSAYGNGWTYPKDTVRAGDLSYAPAEGFAVQQEAIWKAKQEIGALPDITAAMMGWDSRPWHSSSFYWADNTAEKFRDLCRRAKAVMDSRPGNGPDRNAIIFCCWNEFGEGHYIEPTRGYGFGYVDVIREVFTQAPTKHTDLAPEDVGLGPYDSWYREARQAVTQQVSQQSSWTGADLRQWPGMMGTKDFSVTDGVLKFTAATSDPALSSPALRLRGSRFSRLVVEMRVSQASGAQVFWTNATVPHAVEHASAHAQAPADGQFHRLVFEVGQNEAWGGCITSLRFDPTSVAGAVVEIKSIVLE; via the coding sequence ATGCAGCGAATGCTTGTCTTGCTCCTCCTGCCGGTCACTACCACCATCGCCTTCGCCGCCGAGAGCGGCCTCGTCGGGCACTGGCGCTTTGACGGCGCCGGGCCGCAGGTCGCCGATCTGTCCGGCAGGGGCCATGCCGCTACCCTCACCGGCGGGCAGATCGCCACTGAGGGGCAGAAGCGCTTTCTGCACATGGATGGCAACACGCGCCTGGAAGTGCCCTCCGCGCCCGATCTGTGCCTGCGGCGGGGCTTCACCATCGAGATGCGCGTGCGGATCGCCGACCTCGCCGACGGGCGGTTGCTAGCCTTCAAGGACAACGAGTACCTGCTGCGCGTGGACTGGCCGGTGGAGAGCCAGCAGCTCTCGTGGTTCGTGAACCTGGGGACGGGGTGGGAGCCCCGGGCCAGCGCCTTCAAGCCTGCCCTGAGCGAGTGGTACCACCTCGCGGCGGTGTGGGACGGGATGCAACTCACGCTGTGGGTCAATGGCCTGCCCTACACGCGATCGCGCCAGGGCGATCCGCCCCCCGCCACCAGCAACCCGCTCCTGATCTGCTCGAACTCCGGCTTCGGCCGGGGGCTGGTGGGCGACCTGGAGTACGCGAAGGTCTACAGCCGGGCCCTGAGCACCGCGGAGATCATCAAGGCTGCCTACGGCGCCGACGGCAAGCCCCTGTCCCCGCAGACGACCCAGGGCCGCTTCGACTTCACCCAGGGCCCGGCAGGCTGGCAGGCCCGTGAGGGCGCGACGGTCAAGCCCGGCGCGGACGGCCTGGCGGTCACCTGCGCCAGCCCCTTTGCCGGGATCATGCACGACAACCTCGACGTGGATGTCAGCAAGCTGGACTACCTGACCGTGCGGATGGCGGTGGACAAGGGCAGCACGGCTACGCTCATCTTCGTGACGAGCCAGGGCGCGGGGCGCGCCCCGTTCGCCATCCAGGGCGACGGGCAGCCCCACACGTACCTGCTGGAGCCCTGGGAGCGGGCCGGCTGGGGCGGGAAGCTCATGCTGCTGGGGCTAGTTCCATCCGAGCAGGTGGGGGCCACGGCGACGGTGCGGTACATCCGCGCCACCGCCGAGCCCGAGGGGGAGGGCGAGCTGGGCCTGCAGGGCCTGACGGCCGACGCCACGCTGCCCCGCACGGGCCGCACCGAGAAGGTGGCCGTCAAGCTCAGCAACAACGGCGGACCGGCCGAGGGGATTAAGGTGACGCTGCAGGCGCCCAAGGGCGTGGAACTGCTCGCCCCGGCCACGCAGGTTGTGCCGAAGCTGGCGTACCTGCAAGAACGGGAGTTGGTCTGGCCCGTGCGAGCCAAGCAGGCCGGCAGCATGGGCTTCACCGTCGCCGCCGCCGGGGCGCAGACGAACCGGGCGGCGCTGACGAACGCCATCGCCTTCCTGCCGGCGCTGAAGCTGCCCAAGGCGAGCTACGCGCCCGTGCCCAAGCCCGTGGACACCGGGCCGTACCAGCTCTGGACCCACTACTGCCCGCTGTGGAAGCAGGGAACGCACTACGGGTGGAAGATGATCGAGCCGTGGCCCAACCGCAAGCCCGTGCTGGGTTGGTACAACGAGGGCACACCCGAAGTGGCGGACTGGCACATCAAGTATTGGCTGGAGCACGGCATATCCGCCGTCATCTACTGCTGGTATCGCGCCAACCTCGAACCCCAGATCCAGGAGCACATCGGCCACGCGCTCAACGACGGGCTGCTCCACGCCCGCTATCTGAGCATGATCCACTATGGGATCATGTGGGAAAACGGCTGTGGTGCGGGGGTCAAGAACGCCGATGACCTGCTGAACAACCTCTTCCCGTACTGGCTCGACCACTACTTCACCCATCCCCAGTACGTCAAGATTGACGGCAAGCCGGTGCTGTACATCTGGGTGCCGGGGAATGTCACCAAGCACCTGGGGGGCAGCGACAAGGTGCGCGAGACGTTCGACGTGATGCGGCAGAAGTGTCGCGAGCGGGGGCTGAAGGGCCTCTATCTCGTGGGCTGCTGCGGCGGGGCGGACAAGGCGTCTCTGGCGCGCATGAAGGCCGAGGGCTGGGACGCCACCTCGGCCTACGGCAACGGCTGGACGTACCCCAAGGACACGGTGCGCGCGGGTGACCTGTCGTACGCCCCGGCCGAGGGCTTCGCCGTGCAGCAGGAGGCCATCTGGAAGGCCAAGCAGGAGATCGGGGCCCTGCCCGACATCACCGCCGCCATGATGGGCTGGGACTCCCGGCCATGGCATTCGTCGAGCTTCTACTGGGCCGACAACACCGCCGAGAAGTTCCGCGACCTGTGCCGGCGGGCCAAGGCCGTCATGGACAGCCGCCCGGGCAACGGCCCCGACCGCAACGCCATCATCTTCTGCTGCTGGAATGAGTTCGGCGAGGGGCACTACATCGAGCCGACGCGCGGCTATGGCTTTGGCTACGTGGATGTGATCCGCGAGGTATTCACGCAGGCCCCGACGAAGCACACCGACCTGGCGCCCGAAGATGTCGGGCTGGGGCCGTACGACTCCTGGTACCGCGAGGCGCGGCAGGCCGTGACGCAGCAGGTCTCGCAGCAGTCCTCCTGGACTGGCGCGGACCTGCGGCAATGGCCCGGGATGATGGGCACCAAGGACTTCAGCGTCACCGACGGGGTGCTGAAGTTCACGGCCGCCACGAGCGATCCAGCCCTGTCATCGCCGGCACTGCGGCTGCGGGGGAGCAGGTTCTCCCGCCTGGTCGTAGAGATGCGGGTGAGCCAGGCGAGCGGCGCGCAGGTCTTCTGGACCAATGCGACGGTCCCTCACGCGGTTGAGCACGCCAGCGCCCATGCCCAGGCCCCCGCCGACGGCCAGTTCCACCGTCTCGTCTTCGAGGTCGGCCAGAACGAGGCCTGGGGCGGGTGCATCACCAGCCTGCGGTTCGACCCGACGAGCGTGGCGGGGGCAGTGGTGGAGATCAAGAGCATCGTGTTGGAGTAG
- a CDS encoding sugar isomerase domain-containing protein, producing the protein MLSQRYLNRIRQMLDEIEQTQLDKIEQAGQMIADSLANGGAFFITPIGHGTMPELLHRGGGLMCLRGFNPSWSVPQDVAACHRGRPREEEVVLQDEMMLAAVKSSELRPGDCVLVGSVSGRTSSAVALSLALKQCGATVIALVALDYAAQVTSAHPSGKLLNEVADLVVDMRVPFGDGSLDVEGLEAPALPLSGISQATICWMVCGAVIDQMLAKGLTPAVYMSANREGGPEYNKKLEEQYNKVGY; encoded by the coding sequence ATGCTTTCCCAACGCTACCTCAACCGCATCCGCCAGATGCTCGACGAGATCGAGCAGACACAACTCGACAAGATCGAGCAGGCCGGGCAGATGATCGCCGACAGCCTGGCCAATGGTGGGGCCTTCTTCATCACCCCTATCGGCCACGGCACCATGCCCGAGCTGCTGCACCGCGGCGGGGGCCTCATGTGCCTGCGGGGCTTCAACCCGAGCTGGAGCGTGCCCCAGGACGTGGCCGCCTGCCACCGGGGCCGCCCGCGCGAGGAGGAGGTCGTGCTGCAGGACGAGATGATGCTGGCGGCGGTGAAGTCGTCGGAGTTGCGGCCCGGCGACTGCGTGCTGGTGGGCTCGGTATCGGGGCGCACCTCGTCGGCCGTGGCGCTGTCCCTGGCGCTCAAGCAGTGCGGCGCCACTGTCATCGCCCTAGTGGCGCTGGACTACGCGGCCCAGGTCACGTCCGCCCATCCCTCCGGCAAGCTGCTCAACGAGGTCGCCGACCTGGTCGTTGACATGCGCGTGCCGTTCGGCGACGGTTCCCTGGACGTGGAGGGCCTGGAGGCTCCGGCGCTGCCCCTGTCGGGGATATCGCAGGCCACGATCTGCTGGATGGTCTGCGGCGCGGTGATTGACCAGATGCTGGCCAAAGGCCTCACCCCGGCGGTCTACATGAGCGCCAACCGCGAGGGCGGGCCGGAGTACAACAAGAAGCTTGAGGAGCAGTACAACAAGGTGGGGTACTGA
- a CDS encoding SIS domain-containing protein, producing the protein MSAQAYFDAVEVGLKRLRETQLQVIEQAADVLVEAIVSDRKLFAFGATHSFILPMEMIYRTGGLMLVNPIYPHGMDLSVRPLTLTSQIERVEGVGRQLLEATPAGAGDVLIIASASGRNPIVVDMALAARERGMTVIGLVAVEYASRSTSRHSSGKLLPELCDLVIDQCAPYGDAAVEVPGLVQKTGPLSSVLGCTIVNALTCEVVARLVARGETPPVFVSANLPGGDEQNAALLARNRDRVFYL; encoded by the coding sequence ATGTCAGCGCAAGCATACTTCGATGCTGTGGAGGTCGGCCTGAAGCGGCTGCGAGAGACGCAGCTTCAGGTCATCGAGCAAGCGGCCGATGTGCTGGTGGAGGCCATTGTCTCGGACCGCAAGCTCTTCGCCTTCGGGGCGACGCACAGCTTCATCCTGCCGATGGAGATGATCTACCGCACGGGCGGCCTGATGCTGGTGAACCCCATCTACCCACACGGGATGGACCTATCGGTGCGACCGCTGACGCTCACCTCGCAGATCGAGCGGGTGGAGGGCGTCGGGCGACAGCTCCTGGAGGCCACCCCGGCGGGCGCTGGCGATGTGCTGATCATCGCCTCGGCGTCGGGGCGCAACCCGATTGTGGTGGACATGGCGCTGGCGGCGCGGGAGCGGGGGATGACCGTCATTGGCCTGGTGGCGGTGGAGTATGCCAGCCGGTCCACCAGCCGCCATTCGTCGGGCAAGCTGCTGCCCGAGCTATGCGACCTGGTGATTGACCAGTGCGCCCCGTACGGCGATGCCGCGGTCGAGGTGCCGGGGCTGGTCCAGAAGACCGGCCCGCTGTCGAGCGTACTGGGTTGCACGATCGTCAATGCGCTGACTTGTGAGGTGGTGGCGCGTCTGGTGGCCCGGGGCGAGACGCCGCCGGTGTTCGTCAGC